From the Spiroplasma alleghenense genome, one window contains:
- a CDS encoding helix-turn-helix domain-containing protein produces MANHQGNKSNILSYEQKLEMVKKHFEDNVPLKDLVEMYKVSYSAARNACINYQTKGPESLRNKTGRTFGWKRAKDAPFSEED; encoded by the coding sequence GTGGCGAATCACCAAGGAAATAAGTCTAATATTTTGAGTTATGAGCAAAAATTAGAGATGGTAAAAAAACATTTTGAAGATAACGTTCCTTTGAAAGATCTTGTTGAAATGTATAAAGTTTCTTACTCTGCTGCAAGAAACGCTTGCATTAATTATCAAACTAAAGGCCCTGAATCTTTAAGAAATAAGACGGGTAGAACTTTTGGTTGAAAAAGAGCTAAGGACGCACCCTTTTCAGAAGAAGACTAG